The Lewinellaceae bacterium genome includes a region encoding these proteins:
- a CDS encoding antibiotic biosynthesis monooxygenase, translated as MYVNVVSFKVKEGDDITFLEMQKFEENVEGKPAGLDHFHILKDKNNKNLYYLLEYWENKAAKEKLEATESHKAFHALRKPLIEKKEEVFECDLLV; from the coding sequence ATGTACGTAAATGTAGTATCTTTCAAAGTAAAGGAAGGCGACGACATCACTTTCCTGGAAATGCAAAAATTTGAAGAAAATGTAGAAGGCAAACCTGCAGGGCTCGATCACTTCCACATTCTCAAAGATAAAAACAATAAAAACCTGTATTACCTGCTGGAATACTGGGAAAATAAAGCAGCCAAAGAAAAACTGGAAGCCACGGAAAGCCATAAAGCCTTTCATGCTTTGAGAAAGCCACTCATTGAAAAGAAAGAAGAGGTTTTCGAATGTGATCTATTGGTTTGA
- the truA gene encoding tRNA pseudouridine(38-40) synthase TruA, giving the protein MRHFLHLAYKGTHYSGWQWQPNAVSVQGTIEAALEKMLKKPMKIHGCGRTDAGVHASQYFAHLDIEENWDFDIVERLNRMLPKDIAIFDLIPTKEGANTQKDALNRTYDYYIHFRKHPFLSEFSTHYIGAPLDIEKMNAAAQMLTSHRDFRALCKSPDKVPHTRCLVMAAEIVEINHGAGLRLRITASRFLKGMIRLIVTKLLEVGQGKISVSELDTFIGRQENPDYKVLAPPQGLRLSRVIYPFLDIEPVHGFL; this is encoded by the coding sequence CTATAAAGGAACCCATTACAGTGGGTGGCAATGGCAGCCAAATGCCGTCAGCGTGCAGGGAACGATAGAAGCTGCTTTAGAAAAAATGCTAAAGAAGCCCATGAAGATTCACGGGTGTGGCAGAACGGATGCAGGGGTGCACGCCAGTCAGTACTTCGCTCACCTGGATATTGAAGAGAATTGGGATTTTGATATCGTGGAGCGCCTGAACAGGATGCTGCCGAAAGATATTGCCATCTTTGACCTTATTCCGACAAAAGAGGGAGCCAATACTCAAAAAGACGCATTGAACCGCACTTACGACTATTACATACACTTCCGGAAGCATCCCTTTTTGAGTGAGTTCAGTACCCATTATATCGGAGCGCCCCTGGATATAGAAAAAATGAATGCAGCCGCTCAAATGCTTACTTCTCACCGTGATTTTCGTGCGCTGTGTAAATCCCCGGACAAGGTGCCTCATACGCGGTGTTTAGTGATGGCCGCTGAAATTGTGGAAATTAATCATGGAGCAGGTCTTCGGCTGAGGATCACCGCCAGCCGGTTTTTAAAAGGTATGATTCGGTTGATCGTTACCAAACTACTCGAAGTGGGGCAGGGAAAGATCAGTGTATCGGAACTGGACACTTTTATAGGCAGGCAAGAGAATCCTGATTACAAAGTCCTGGCCCCTCCGCAAGGGCTGCGTCTGTCGAGGGTAATTTATCCTTTCCTGGATATTGAACCCGTACATGGATTTTTGTAA